Proteins encoded in a region of the Zea mays cultivar B73 chromosome 2, Zm-B73-REFERENCE-NAM-5.0, whole genome shotgun sequence genome:
- the LOC111590884 gene encoding serine/arginine repetitive matrix protein 2-like yields MIRSGPRTTPPRSRRARPRKGPRQLGGAGTGQALEQQYRREEMKTRAASREQGAGARATMAGWSASTKRRRRGRSELEEASGDGEGARLWRESPQKFRHRAQEMSHLPGANREREEEEEWPSQSRRARGPRERKRVASWRSSAGRRRQGAPEKSARRPWEGEGELCWAPWELRKKRRSSSRTPGRRPSWAQWRKSRARLRAGPSREPAGGRRNARRAEEGGAALRLCLYA; encoded by the coding sequence ATGATTCGGAGCGGGCCACGGACAACGCCGCCGCGATCAAGGCGAGCACGACCAAGGAAGGGGCCTCGGCAACTTGGAGGAGCAGGGACTGGGCAAGCGCTTGAACAGCAATACCGACGCGAAGAGATGAAAACCAGAGCAGCGAGCCGGGAACAAGGAGCAGGGGCGCGTGCCACCATGGCGGGCTGGTCGGCCAGCACGAAGAGGCGACGGCGAGGGAGATCCGAGCTGGAGGAAGCTTCCGGCGATGGCGAGGGAGCTCGGCTGTGGAGAGAGAGCCCGCAGAAATTCCGGCACCGAGCACAGGAGATGTCGCATCTTCCAGGGGCGAATAGGGAACGGGAGGAGGAAGAGGAGTGGCCGAGCCAGAGCCGGCGCGCGCGAGGACCTAGGGAGAGGAAGAGGGTCGCGAGCTGGAGGAGCTCAGCTGGACGCAGACGCCAGGGCGCACCAGAGAAGTCGGCGCGGCGGCCatgggaaggggagggagagctCTGCTGGGCGCCATGGGAGCTGAGGAAGAAAAGACGGAGCTCCAGCCGGACGCCAGGAAGAAGACCGAGCTGGGCGCAGTGGAGGAAGTCCAGGGCGCGGCTGAGGGCGGGGCCGAGCAGGGAGCCGGCTGGGGGAAGAAGAAACGCTCGGCGCGCAGAGGAAGGAGGAGCGGCTCTGCGGCTGTGCCTGTACGCGTGA